ataactcaaataatattcatggataaatctaatcataaactcacaattcatcggatcccaacaaacacaccgcaaaaagtcattacatcggatagaactccaagaacatcgaggagaacattgtattgaagatcaaaaagagagaataagcaatctagctactaactatggacccgaaggtctatggtaaactactcacgcatcatcggaagggcagcaaggttgatgtagagcccctccatgattgattccccctccggcggagtaccgaAGAAAGCCTTCAGATGGGATCTCTTgagaacagaggcttgcggcggcgaaaaagTATTTCGTGGACTCCCCTGTTGGTTTCCCAATTTATGGgtatttatagaggtggaattaggtcaaacggagcaaaggggggcccacgaggcaccagggcgcgcctcccccccaggcatgccctggtggctCGTGGCCACCCCTTCTGTCTTCTAGCCCTCTCCCGAAGCTTCTAGTGTTCCTtatgtccagaaaaaatctccagaaagttttgtggcatttggaatTCGTTTGatattaataggttagtccccaaaaatgatatataattgcttgtaaatgtatataaaatatccaagattgataatataacaacatggaataatcaaaaattatagatacgttggggacaCGTATCAAGGTTCAGGCTTAATCCTCATTGATTATCATTCGATCAGTTTGATCCACATCCTCGCGGAGCTGGTGGCAAAAGTGCGCCCCCTCCCCGGCTTGTGCCAAGGTTGGGAGAGCTCGTTTCTTCCAACTGGAGTGCATTCATTTCCGGTCGATGTATCCACGACAACCTCTTGCTCGTGCAACAGGTGATGTGCTCTAGGCTTCAGTTCGTGTTGAAGTGAGTGAGTGTCAATTCTTCTCTCAACAACGAGCATGCTCGCCAATGTTACTCATGTTTTTCATTGACGTGTTGAACTCTCTTATCTAGTGCGCAATGCAAGCGGGGATCCTACATCAGCTCACTTCCCAGCACATGGCATTGAACGCTTCTATATATGTTGTCAATGTGGTCTATTTTCACCTTGATGCTCAGGAACTGCATACAGTCCAGATGCCCCTTGATGAGACCGCCTCTGATTTACTCACAAACTTCTACGATTGTGTGTTGATACGTCTCAAATGTGTCTATAATTTTTGTTATGTCCATGTTACTTTTATATCACTTTGGTATAGTTTTGGCACAATTTTTATCAAATTATTACGCCGACATATTAATCCAATGTCCAGTGTAAATTCTTGTTTTTCATGTTTTAGACTTTTCAAAAAAACATCACTTTCAAGGATGAAAAAACCTGGGAATTATTCCCTGGAGTTTCCAACCGAGATGGTGCCAGAGGGATCAGGACCCACCAGAGGGGTGGCAGTGGGCCTCTGATACTTCTCAAGCGTATCTATACTTTTTGCTTGCTGTTGTGTTGTATTTTTTAATCACAATTGCATAATTTTAGCACCAATTTTTAtctttttggactaacctattaattcaGCAACAAGTGCAAGTTGTTGTTTTTCAGCTATTTTGGACTTTTTAGAAAAAAATCAACTTTTCAAGGACCAAAGCATCAAATAAAAATACGTCCCGAAGTTTCAAACTAGGACGGAACTAACTAGTATACGAGCCAACACGGGGGTGCCCTGTGGGGCTCACAAGCCCTAGCTTGCGCCCAAGCTCTGGGCAATGAGGTGGGGGCGCGTGGGGGCCCACATGCCACCTCTCCACCACCCCGACTCCCTGCCTTTATGTATCACCGGAACCCTAAAAAATTGAGTTTTTTTTGCCGTCGCCCCTCTGTTTCATGGAGTTCCAATCTGGATACCTTTTCTGgtactctgccagagggggaaccCGTCATCAGAGTCATGTTCATCATCCTTGCTGTCGTCGTGCTTATGTGTGAGTAGTGTTCTTAAACTATGAGTCCATCATAGTAGCTAGATGGCAATATCTTCCTTGTTCTTCAATGCAACAATCACATGAGCTGCCCTCGGTAGGCAAAGTGTAAGTGGGCTTCCCCACTATATGCACCATCATGTTTTGGCCTCAAGCTACCATCATGGCCAGTAACTCGAAGCATAGCGTACATCGATACCTCCCTAAAGCCACCACCATGGCCTCTAACTCGAAGCATAGCATACATCGAGACCCCCTAAAAACGCACATAAAGATTCGTGGTAGTTTGTAGGTATGGATTGAACAATTCTTTTTACCGAAGGGTTTGAATGGACACAAATGCTTTTGTGGGGCGTTGTTGGCCTTTTGTCAGGAGAGTGAGTGAGTTCTCTTTCATTGTACAAAAGAttactatttatttattttgttataTTTTGAATGATTGATATTGTTGAACAAAATATTACTTTTTTGAAATCATTATGTATCTCAATTCATACGACAAGAAGACCCCCAGAACAAAATCAACCTTTGATAATTTTTAACTAATTTTTATTTTATTGTTCTAGTTATATTTGAAATCAATAAATAAAACATTGCATTGTTCCAAACTAAACATTTTCAACGTATTTTTGCGTGAAATGGTTTATTTTATCTATTGCATTTCCAAAagttttttttgcatatttcattgttttgattttttttacaaaaaagaCACCTAGAATTCAACTATCTTTTTCATATTGCAGAACTTTTCATAAATAAGTCACAGAGTTTTCACACGAGTTTCAATAGACAGGATTTCCATTTTTTTGGCATATTTCACCGTCTCTCTTGACTTCATACTTCTCCCCAAAATGGTAAGGCCGAGCGCATGATTTGCACTACTAGTGATGTCATTCACACTCTTCTCCACCACGCTAGTCTTCTTCACCGTTTTGGGTGGAGGCATTGCACACCGCCACACACCTTCTCAACCGATGCTCATAcactaaaaccacaccaaatacCCCCCTATTTCCTTCTCACCGGCACACATCCTCGCTATGATCACCTACGAGTTTTCGGCTGCTAATGCTTTCCATATCTCTATGCCACTAGCCCCCGCAAATTAGCTCCTCAGTCCACATGTTTGTGTTTTCATCGAATCCTGTGCGCATCATTGTTTCGCGCCATGTTATTTTTGATGAAACAATACTTACATATACCCCACCCACACCACGGTCATAGGCACACCGGCCACACCGGATCCCCCCTCAGCGACCCACCTGCGCCTGATCCTCTCCCACCTACCTCGGACGCCAGCAGCCCTTGAATGACTGCCTCATTAATCGGCTAGTCTATGAGGATTTCCAGCATTAATTACATAATTATTGCGACCAAAACAAAACATGTTGGTTGGCTAGTATTTCTATTGTACGTTTTCTCTCTCGCCTAATTGTTGCATGCCTAGGTTACACTCTTCCTTCTTAGAAGCCCTATGCACCtagacggaggaagtatagtactCGCAACAAAGGTTGCCCACCAACCCGAAAAGCGAGGACGAGCCTGGGAGGAAAAGCATGGAGCAAAGGTGGGGGAGGAGATGGGACAGTGCCGAGAAGGGATTTTTTTAATTTACCGGGCAATTCACCGGCGCCATCCGACACCAGCTACTCTAGCCCTTCTTTCGCGGTGCAGCGCCATAATCTTAGATCTGACCCTTCCGCCCCCAGAATTCATCACATCAAACACCTCTCGCCTATCCCGGACACCCAAAGTCTCAGCATCCCTATTTCACCCCACCTCTCCTGCCCTTCCTCGAGCGCGTCTCCATGTCAAAGAAAGGCACCGACGGTGAGGAGAGCATGGTCGTGTCGGCGCAGACGAGAAAGGCCAAGCGAGGCCCTCCCCGAAAGCGCAACCCGTGCCCCGGAATCCGCCGCGTCGGCGGCCGGATCTATGACCCGAAGAACGGGAAGACCTGCCACCAGGTGAGCGTCTGCCGTCGCGCATCTCCTCCATCCTTCTGGATCTGTCGGGGAGGGGGTGGATTTGGTTGACCCTTTGTTGTTGTTCTTGCAGTGTCGTCAGAAGACAACAGACTTCACGGTGGCTTGCAGGCAGCCTCGGAAGAAGGGGCTTTGTCCAATCCACTTCTGCCACAAGTGCTTGTCCAACAGGTAAAAGATTTTTTTCATACAGTTCATCATCTCTGTGGTCCAACAAACTAACCATCGTAGGGCCGCTTGTTCTGATTTGGTTTGCTTCCCCCTGGCTTGTTTAGGTATGGTGAGGATGCCGAGGACAAGGCCAAGGAGGCGGGATGGACCTGCCCGAAATGCAGAGGCATCTGCAACTGCAGCTTGTGCAGGTGAGCCAACAAAGCTGATGCACGGTCATAATGGGATTTCTTGTGTATTTCTTTCTCAGCATGGTTTTGTTTGGCAGAAAGAAGAAAGGGGAGACACCTACAGGAATACTGGCTCATGCCGCCAAGGCGTTAGGGCACTCATCCGTCCATGATCTGCTGATAAAGAGCTCCGAGATGGTGGCTGCTGCACAGACGTTGTCCTCATTCCCTAAGAAGATCAAGAAGGTATAATTTTTTGTGTGACGATGCGCGTTAGGAATGGCTCCAatgttgatgtgatcgccgtcggcatgcccCCTCTATGTCTAaatttgggattagttttaaacctaaataattgttatttggtgtctgttttgagcatgaacattatatctggatcttgtttattgtgagatggttattcatctaagtcaaagaataatggttgttctatttatatgaataatatcttttatggtcatgcacctaatgtgaatggtttattcttgttgaatctcgaccgtagtgatacacatgttcataatattaatgccaaaagatgcaaagttaatggtttattctcGTGAAACTACCGCTTGGGTTATATTGGTGTAACGCATGaaaaaactccatgctgatggacttttggaatcacttgattatgaatcatttgaaacatgtgaaccatgcctcatgggcaagatgacgaAAACCCTGTTTTCCGGTACAATGAAGCGAGCAAGTGACTTgttgaaaataatacatactaatgtatgcggtccaatgagtgttgaagcacgtggtggatatcgttattttcttaccttcacggatgatttgagtagatatgggtatatttacttaatgaaacacaaatctaaaaagttcaaggagtttcagagtgaagtagagaatcattgtaacaagaaaataaaattactaCGATCTGATAATGGAggtgaatatctgagttacgagtttggcacacatttaagacaatgtggaattgtttcacaactcacgccacctgaaacaccacagcgtaatggtgtgccTGAACGTCGTAATCCTattctattggatatggtgcattctatgatatctcttaccgatTTGTAACTAtcttttggggttatgcattagagatggccacattcactttaaacagggcaccatctaaatccgttgagatgacacagtatgaattatggtttggcaagaaacctaaatTGTTGTTTttcaagtttggggatgcgacccTTATGTCAAGaggtttcagcctgataagctgaacccaaagcagagaagtgtgtcttcatatgaTACCCTAAAGAGACCATTAgatataccttctatcacagatccgagggcaagatatttgttgccaagaatggatcctttctaaagaaggagttttctctcgaaagaagtgagtgagaggaaggtagagcttgatgaggtaaccgtgccttctctcaaattggagaGTAGTGCATCGCAGAAAGAagttcctgtgatgcctacactagccggagaggaagctaatgatgatgatcataataCTTCAAATCAAGCTATTCCTGAACTTCCTAGGTCGACCAGGACACGTTCCGCACAAGAGTGGTACGGTATTcttgtcctggaagtcatgttattggacaacaatgaacctacgaactatgaagaagcaatgatgaactcgtattctgacaaatggcttgaGGACATGAAATCCCAGATAGGATCCATGTACGAAAACCGAGTATGGACTTTGCTGGACCTGCGTGATAACCAGCAGGCCATTgagaacaaatggatctttaagaagaagacaaatgttgatggtaatgtcaccgtctataaagcttgacttgccGCAAAGGGTTTTCCACAAGTTCacggagttgactacgatgagactttctcacccgtagcgatgttGAAGTCTGTTAAGATTATGTTAGCAACTTCTGCATTTTCGAttacgaaatctggcagatggacgtcaaaacaacgttccttaatggtttccttataggaagagttgtatatgatgcaaccaaaaggttttgtcgatcctaaggatgctaataaggtatgcaagctccagcgatccatctatggactggtccagcgatccaaaggtgtttgttgggttgcatggatcgagattgggatttgtcactccgtgtggcAGAGAGATGTCTCtaggccctctcagtaatacaacATTAGAAGAAGCTTGCAAGCATGTGATTAATGAGTTTATTCATGGGccttgtattacggaacgagtgacgagacttcccggtaacgagattgaactaggtatggagataccgccgatcgaatctcgggcaagtaacatatcgctgGACAAAGGAATTTCATACAGGATTAACCAAATACTTGACAATGTGGTTCAACCTATAAATATCTTCGTTGAATATGTGGGagtcaatatgggcatccaggtcccgctatagATTATTGATCGAAGAGGAGTCTAGGTCATATCGGcatgttctcgaacccgtagggtcacacacttaacgttcgatggcgCATGGTAGTATTGAGATATTCATATGGTGAAGTTCAAaagtagttcagagtcccggatgggATCCGGGACATTACGAGAAGCTCCGGAATgatccggaggtaaagatttatgtATGGAAGTCATATCAGGGTTCCAGAAAATGTTTTTTTTTCGATATTGTACCAAGAcggttccggagtggggcccacctgcatggggccCACATGGACGTGGGTAGCGGGGCAAGGTCCCACACCCCTGGTCCAGGCTCACCAAGATCCTCCCCTAAAAGGAATaggatcatatcccgaagggataagatcgagatccctaaaaaaggggataGCGATCGGTGGGAAAGAAAATGAGAAATTTCCTTCTTCCCCCTTGGTCAACGACCCTAGGGGCTTGGAGGGCAAGCCACCAGCCCCCTCAATGCGTATATAAAGGTGGAGAGGTGTTGGGGGCAGCCACCCTTCCACACTTGTCCGTCTTCCTCCCGTTACAACTACTCCACCTCGCGCGGATGCTTGACGAAGCCCTGCTGCAGTTCCACTGCtgccaccaccacgccgtcgtgttggtttagatctcatctacctcctccccctctcttGTTGGATAAAGAAGTAGATGACGCCACCGAGCCAAACGTGTGCTAATCTCGGAGGTGCCGCACGTGCTGTGCTTGTGGATCGTGACACAAGTACGACTACGTCAACCACGATCTTTAGATCGTTAACACTTTCGGTCTagaagggtacgtagacacacacTCCCATCCGTTGCTAGCACCTTCATAGATAGATCTTTGggtgtttcgttggattttttttgtttttccatgcaacgttatCCATCATTATTCACCTACATTCTTACCCATTTCCGCACTCATCAAATGTATGCAGCGTGACAACGACGGTGAATTTATCAACACCTCACTACACACCTTTTTCTCGAACGACAACATTATTTACCGTCTCTCTTGCCCTCAATGTTCTCCCCAAAACGGCAAGGCCAAGCGCATGATTCGCACTACCAACGATGTCGTTCACACTCTTCTCCTACACGCCAATCTTTGGGCGGAGGCGTTGCACACCGCCACACACCTCACCCGACGCCCATCcactaaaaccacaccaaatctatACCTATACTAATTACAGACTCACTAGAAATTACCGCGTTAATCAGAAATTACTAGCCGTCCATCTGGTGGGACCGAATCTATACCTATACTAATTACAGACTCACTAGAAATTACCGCGTTAATCAGAAATTACTAGCCGTCCATCTGGTGGGACCGAATTATTAAGGTTTAGATCCACCAATATAATTTTTTTAGTATAACTTTTTTAGTATAATTAGCTGTTACAATTTTGCAATTCGAGAAATTTGCTTAATTGGGCCGGAAAATAATATTCAGGGAAAAGGTACGAATCGTTTCTCTTCACGATCTCCTCTAATTATCTATACGTACCAGGTAACAAAAGTTTCCTTGAAAAAGAAAACCGATTTTTTTATCTATCCTAACTAATACACGTATACTACATGGATTCTCTCCTCCACGATCTCTCTTCTCCATTACCTCTCTCTCCCACGTACTACATGGTTCCTCTCTCCTCCATGATCTCTTCTTCTCCATTATCTCTCTCTCCTCAGATGCAGTTACAATTTTGCAATTCGAGAAATTTGCTTAATTGGGCCGGAAAATAATATTCAGGGAAAAGGAACGAATCGTTTCTCTTCACGATCTCCTCTAATTATCTATACGTACTAGGTAACAAAAGTTTCCTTGAAAAAGAAAACAGATTTTTTATCTATCCTAACTAATACACGTATACTACATGGATTCTCTCCTCCACGATCTCTCTTCTCCATTACCTCTCTCTCCCCACGTACTACACGGTTCCTCTCTCCTCCATGATCTCTTCTTCTCCATTATCTCTCTCTCCTCAGATGCAAAGCAAACCCATCCACGGTCTCTTCCCCTTTTCCACTATCTCTCTCAATGTCCCGATAGAATACAAATCCATATTCTCTCTTAACCTGAAGGCATAGATCTGAAAAATCTATAGCGCCTACTACGCTCTAGCCCGACGTGCGGCTGACCACCTGATCCAGCGCGCTGGGCAGACCCGGCTAGACACACGGCGATAGACTTCCTCATCTATATCGGATTCGTATAGTCGTGGTATTTATTCTCGGTTTGTTTTCTTGCTGACTTATACTTGAATCCATCATGACTTTTCCTTTGGATCCAGATTGATTTCTTTGTGTCATGCCGCCCTACAAATCCTCAGGCCGCCCAACGAATCCCCAGGCTCCGTCACCTTTGCTCGCCTCCATCCTCACCCCCGAACATCTGAACAGCCTTTTTGGGTACATATTTTGCTATAAAGGAGTTCAGCTATGCCATGGTGTATACGTGGTTGTTCATGTGCAGCAGTGTGCAGGTCTGGAGAGGTACGTATTGTAGTAACAAAAATTATCAGATTGTGGTGCAAGAATGCTTGGTGAGCACTGAGCAGACATGTTGATAAGCCAGTCACTGCCTTGTGAGGTTCACTGTTGATGATCAGAGACTAATAATCCATATATGAGGACATTTGATTTTTCTGGTCAGGGAGTATTCATCGGTGGAAGACCCATCAGTACTTGCCAGAATATATATGTACATACCTGACTGCAACGCATGCTTGCATCCCGTTCCATCTGCAGAAAAATTGAGGTAATTGAATCAACTAGGTTTGATCTGCTATATGTGCAATACAATGGAATTTGTTGGCAAAAACAATTAATTTCTTAATCCATATATGAGGACATTTG
This sequence is a window from Aegilops tauschii subsp. strangulata cultivar AL8/78 chromosome 7, Aet v6.0, whole genome shotgun sequence. Protein-coding genes within it:
- the LOC120967828 gene encoding uncharacterized protein is translated as MSKKGTDGEESMVVSAQTRKAKRGPPRKRNPCPGIRRVGGRIYDPKNGKTCHQCRQKTTDFTVACRQPRKKGLCPIHFCHKCLSNRYGEDAEDKAKEAGWTCPKCRGICNCSLCRKKKGETPTGILAHAAKALGHSSVHDLLIKSSEMVAAAQTLSSFPKKIKKV